The genomic segment ATTTAGGATAGATCCAGCCAATCGTACGGATAGAACTTGCTTCCAGTTTGCCGTAATCCTTCTCCATAAAACCGCCAGCAGGAGAGATTGCATTTCCCTTATCCCTTTGTAGAGATTCTATAGTCAGTTTTTTGATCAGGTCGGCTTGCGCGAATTTTTTATTGGTAAGATGAGAATACACATTTGTGAGGTAAGGTTTATTCTTACTTACTCCGAAAAAATAATTCGCCAGATAATAATTCACATTTTCCTTACCTAGGTCCCAGGCATTGGAAAGAACGAATCTAAGATCGAAACTATTTGCTAAATTCGATTTTTTGAATGTAGTGCTGTTTGCGTTGAACTGAAAAGGATCCGCTTCTAAAACTAGAAAGTCAGGTTTTACACCTGCTTCGAATAATCTTTCCAAAAAGTAGAGATAGTATGCGGGAGTGGTTACCGCAGAAGAAAGATTATAAACTTCCCAGTCAGGATAGAAGTCCAGGATCTCTTCGTTCTTGAAGTATAACATCCTGGAAGAGCCCATGAGGAGTACCAACTTTTTGTTGGACTTATTCTCGGCATTCTTTCCGAATTTGGAGATCATCTCTTTCAAGAGATCCTGCTTAACGTCGTAATAAATATAAGTTAATTCTACTTTTACGTAGTCTCTGACCTTATCCAAAAAGAAAATTTTATCTAGAGCGAATATGAATATAAAAAGAAGTACTGGATAGAATAGAAAAGGATGGGTGAAAAAATTAATTTTTTCTTTTGATTGGAGTTCGTTCTCGGACACGGACTCAAGACTCCCCGGCTGACCGGGGATGTCAATAGATTATATCAAGCAGTTGCGAGAGTTTCGGTAGCTCTGCGGCGTTTTTGAAGATCTGCCAACCATTCTTCGGTTGTTTTACAGTATCCTACCAAACGTTTTACATGCCTACGACGCTCAGGATCCAAGATCTCTCTCGCTTCGCGAACGATCTCTTCTACTATTTTGATATGAAAGGAAAAGTGACTGGTGAATAAGTTAAAGTATTCTTTGTCCGTGGTGAGCCAATCTTTGGATTGGATCTCATTTAAGAAGTCTTCCATCTTAGAGATATCTGAATCGAATTCGGAATCGTACGGTGAGTTTAAAATCGAAATCGTATCTGTGATATCCGTAAGACTTTGAAAATAAGAGTCTAGTTCTGGAAAGTTCACTGTATACCGCCTTGAAAAGCAGCTCGCGATCTTGGCCTCTATATGAAGAGAAAGACCGCGAACACCCTATGATCGGGGGCTCTAATGCCATCTTTTTTTAGGGACCCGAGAGTTCAAGTGGAAAACA from the Leptospira hartskeerlii genome contains:
- a CDS encoding DUF1574 domain-containing protein, whose product is MSENELQSKEKINFFTHPFLFYPVLLFIFIFALDKIFFLDKVRDYVKVELTYIYYDVKQDLLKEMISKFGKNAENKSNKKLVLLMGSSRMLYFKNEEILDFYPDWEVYNLSSAVTTPAYYLYFLERLFEAGVKPDFLVLEADPFQFNANSTTFKKSNLANSFDLRFVLSNAWDLGKENVNYYLANYFFGVSKNKPYLTNVYSHLTNKKFAQADLIKKLTIESLQRDKGNAISPAGGFMEKDYGKLEASSIRTIGWIYPKYSPSEMQFSFYEKILDRVKEEGVPTLVVRPEVSLPLENLLKELNIPAPWWERIRPINQRVGIPIIDMAEASDYECNTFADSGHMAVDCYRPFLRFLRMRYPGE
- a CDS encoding PLU-1-like domain protein; translated protein: MNFPELDSYFQSLTDITDTISILNSPYDSEFDSDISKMEDFLNEIQSKDWLTTDKEYFNLFTSHFSFHIKIVEEIVREAREILDPERRRHVKRLVGYCKTTEEWLADLQKRRRATETLATA